The Pseudarthrobacter defluvii DNA window GCGCCCAGCAGCTGCGGGGCGAGCTCGCGGGCGTCCGCAGAGAGGAAGTCCCGCAGCCGTTCCGCGCCAAGAGTGCTTTCGTTCACCATGTGACCTTACCCAGATGCTGCGGATTTCATCTGCGTTGAAGCGCGGCCCGGCGGAGGTTTTCGCTGCCACGGCCATGTCCGATTTCCGCTAGTAGCAGGGGACCCTGGCTGGCAGGATGGAGGAATGGACTTCTGGCAGCGTTACCGGGCAATCGATGCCCGTGATCCCCGCTTTGACGGCCAGTTCTTCACCGCCGTCCGGAGCACCGGGATCTACTGCCGCCCCTCCTGCCCGGCCCGGACCCCCAAGGCGGCGAATGTGACGTTCTACGAGACCTCCGCCGCGGCACATGAAGCGGGCTACCGCGCCTGCAAGCGCTGCCTGCCGGAGGCGGTGCCGGGCACACCGGCATGGAACGTACGGCAGGACGTGGCGGGGCGCGCGATGCGGCTGATCAACGACGGTGTCATCAACCGGGACGGGGTGGCGGGCCTTGCCTCCCGCCTGGGCTATTCACCGCGGCAGCTCAACCGGATCCTGGGCCAGGAACTTGGCGCCGGTCCGCTGTCCCTGGCCCGCGCGGCAAGGGCCCAGACAGCCCGCACGTTGCTGGTTTCCACCTCCATGAAACTCGCCGATGTCGCCTTTGCGGCCGGTTTCAGCAGCATCAGGCAGTTCAACGAGACCATTGCCGAGGTGTTTGCCATGACGCCCACGGCAGTGCGCAAAACGGTCCGGCATCCGGCGCCCGGCGGCGGCAGCACTGCCTTGACGTTGGGACTGCCCTACCGCACACCCTTCGACCCGGGCATCTTCTCCTTCCTTGCAGTCCGCGCCGTCCCAGGGATTGAGGAGGGCACCGCCACCTCCTACGGCCGGACCCTCCGGCTCCCCCACGGCGACGCGCGCTTCAAGGTGGAGTACGACGGCGGCAGCCGGGAACGGCCGCTGACGCTCACCGTCGGCGCGGTGGACCTGCGCGACCTTCCGGCGTTGCTGAGCCGCGTGCGCAGGCTCTTCGACCTCGATGCCGACCCGGAAGCGATCGACAGCGCCCTCGCCGCCGATCCCAGGCTCGCCGCATCCGTAGCTGATGCCCCGGGGATGCGGCTGCCGGGCGCGCTGGATCCACAGGAACTGCTGGTCCGGGCCATGGTGGGCCAGCAAATCACGGTGGCGGCAGCCCGGACGGCGTTGACTCAGCTGTCGGCGGCCGGCAGTCCTTCCAGTGCTCCCGGCGAGGGTTTGGACCGGATGTTTCCCACTCCCCCGGAAATCGCGGCGGCCGGACACCTGCTGCGCGGTCCCCGGCGCCGGATCGAGTCGCTGCTGCAGGCCGCGGCAGGGATGGCTGAAGGGCACCTCGAGTTCGGGTACGGCGACGACCTTGCCAGCCTTCGCACGAAACTGCTGCCGTTGCCCGGGGTGGGGCCATGGACCGTGGGGTATGTGGCGATGCGCGTCCTCGGCGCCCCGGACATCTTCCTTGCCAACGACGCCGCGGTCCGGAACGGAATGCGCGCCCTCGATAATGGGAACAACGCCCTGAGCCCCGACTTCCGCGAAACCAGCCCGTGGCGTTCCTACGCCACCATGCACCTCTGGCGCGCTGCGGCCCTGCCCGCCCCGACAACCACCGTTCCTGAGAAAGGAATGCCATGAAAGCCGAACTCCTGCAGCTGGCCACACCGGACGGGCCCTTCACCGTCCTCGCCCGGGACGGAATGGTCCTGGCCTCGGGCTGGACCGCCAGCCTTGCCGAACTGACCGGACAGGTCCACCCCACGCTCCGGCCCGCCACCGTCGAAGAGGTGACAGACCTGGGCGGGATCTCATCCGCCGTCGAGGCCTTTTATGCCGGTGACCCTGAACCGGCCATGGCCGTGCCGGTCCTTCAGCAGTCCGGCCCGTTCCGCGCCCACGCCTGGGACGTGCTGCGGCAGGTCAAGCCCGGTTCACCCGTCACGTACACCGAGTACGCGGCCCTGGCCGGTAACCCGCGTGCAGTCCGGGCCGCCGCCAGCGCCTGCGCGTTCAATGCAGCGGCCCTGTTCGTGCCTTGCCACCGCGTGATCCGGACGGACGGTTCACTGGGCGGCTTCCGCTGGGGCCTGCGCATCAAGGAAAGCCTGCTG harbors:
- a CDS encoding DNA-3-methyladenine glycosylase 2 family protein, which translates into the protein MDFWQRYRAIDARDPRFDGQFFTAVRSTGIYCRPSCPARTPKAANVTFYETSAAAHEAGYRACKRCLPEAVPGTPAWNVRQDVAGRAMRLINDGVINRDGVAGLASRLGYSPRQLNRILGQELGAGPLSLARAARAQTARTLLVSTSMKLADVAFAAGFSSIRQFNETIAEVFAMTPTAVRKTVRHPAPGGGSTALTLGLPYRTPFDPGIFSFLAVRAVPGIEEGTATSYGRTLRLPHGDARFKVEYDGGSRERPLTLTVGAVDLRDLPALLSRVRRLFDLDADPEAIDSALAADPRLAASVADAPGMRLPGALDPQELLVRAMVGQQITVAAARTALTQLSAAGSPSSAPGEGLDRMFPTPPEIAAAGHLLRGPRRRIESLLQAAAGMAEGHLEFGYGDDLASLRTKLLPLPGVGPWTVGYVAMRVLGAPDIFLANDAAVRNGMRALDNGNNALSPDFRETSPWRSYATMHLWRAAALPAPTTTVPEKGMP
- a CDS encoding methylated-DNA--[protein]-cysteine S-methyltransferase yields the protein MKAELLQLATPDGPFTVLARDGMVLASGWTASLAELTGQVHPTLRPATVEEVTDLGGISSAVEAFYAGDPEPAMAVPVLQQSGPFRAHAWDVLRQVKPGSPVTYTEYAALAGNPRAVRAAASACAFNAAALFVPCHRVIRTDGSLGGFRWGLRIKESLLAREAA